The segment TATTTGTAAGTTCGGAAGTAGAGGAAAAACGGCAATTAGTGAAATTGGTACTTTCGAACTTGAGACTAAGTCGCCGAAACCTGCTCTACGACGCTGTTAAACCGTTTGATATGATACTGAAAATTAACGGTGAACAAATATGGTGCGCCCGGTAGGACTCGAACCCACAACCTACAGATCCGAAGTCTGACGCTCTATCCATTGAGCTACGGGCGCGCACGAGTTTTTATTTACTTATAAGTATACTTACCTTCAAGAAAAAAGCTAGATAGAAAAGCTTTTACTGTTTATAGCAAAACTACTAAAGCATTTCTTTTAGCTATCTATTTAATTGAGCAGCTTAATAATCTATACTTATACTTAGTAGAAGTTAAATTAATATATTTATTATTCAGGAACTAAGCATGAAATTACTCTACCTAAGTCTCTTACTAGCAGCCACAGTACATGTGTATGCTTATAATGAGCAAGATTATCAAGCTGCAAAAGATGGCATTAAACAATTAAGCAACGCAGACTTATCCAATGCAAACCTAGTTGGAATAGATTTAAGCAATACAGATTTATCGAATGCTAATCTTTCGCATGCTCAACTGGCATTTAGCAATTTACAAGAATCTGATTTAACTCAAGCACAGTTAGTAGGGGCTGATTTAACGAATGCTCAACTATCTCACGCAACTTTACATACAACTGACTTATCTAATGCTTGTTTAACAAATGCTTGCTTACAAAATACTAATGCTACTAATGCTAACTTTACTAATTGCACTGGTGTTTTACTTGACTTAAAAAATGCGCATATAGAAAATGCACGCTTTATAGGTGCGCGCTTAATAAAATCCCATTTTAATGGAGCTCAAGCAACCTCTGCTTATTTTACTCATGCAGATTTAACGGGAGCTAATTTTATGGGCACTATACTAGAGCATGCTAATTTTGACAAAGCTATCTTGGTAGATATAAAAACTACAGATACTCGTTTACTGGAATTTTTTAATCCCTGTATATTACCAGCAGAGCCACCTATAAGCCAAGCAGCTCTAGAAGCAGCAGCTGCCACACCTAAAGAAGAACTAGATCAAGATCAATTAGCCCAACAAGTTAGTGCTAAAGAAAAAGCATACACTTATCAAGATGGCCTGGGTAAATCGTACATATTTAATTTA is part of the Candidatus Dependentiae bacterium genome and harbors:
- a CDS encoding pentapeptide repeat-containing protein, which codes for MKLLYLSLLLAATVHVYAYNEQDYQAAKDGIKQLSNADLSNANLVGIDLSNTDLSNANLSHAQLAFSNLQESDLTQAQLVGADLTNAQLSHATLHTTDLSNACLTNACLQNTNATNANFTNCTGVLLDLKNAHIENARFIGARLIKSHFNGAQATSAYFTHADLTGANFMGTILEHANFDKAILVDIKTTDTRLLEFFNPCILPAEPPISQAALEAAAATPKEELDQDQLAQQVSAKEKAYTYQDGLGKSYIFNLKNRAFEQIASFMNSPSKLRERLSNLLSSSDSNSNSNSNGGGDRLRRTYSRLP